In Opitutaceae bacterium TAV5, one genomic interval encodes:
- a CDS encoding LacI family transcriptional regulator, producing the protein MKSLPRRVTLKELAARLGIHHTSVSRALRGHPRISEAMTQRVRKLAAELGYEPDPFLTGLAAYRQGQGDSKFAGVLAWVTNWRTREGWRTWQPILTTATYFGGAEKRAAELGYRLEEFWLGDHGTDMNRGLRILRARGIQGLLFAPQPDPHTRLEVDLSWFSAVSFGLTLESPALHVVTSHSYRTMIGTLEKLRELGYRRPGLATTYFHEERINRAWTAAFWAYQAERGKRRVVPPLVMPDLDRKLFEAWLQKQRPDVVMASNSMVTRGWLEAGGRRIPDDIGLVPTIISDNSFLSGMNENGPVIGAAAVDLLVSMLHRNERGVPTHPQRVLIEGSWVDGKSVRRQN; encoded by the coding sequence ATGAAATCTCTCCCCCGACGGGTAACGCTCAAGGAACTAGCGGCGCGGCTTGGCATCCACCACACGTCGGTGTCGCGTGCGTTGCGCGGGCATCCGCGTATTTCGGAGGCAATGACACAGCGTGTCCGCAAGCTGGCCGCCGAACTTGGTTACGAACCCGATCCGTTCCTGACCGGACTGGCGGCGTACCGGCAGGGGCAGGGCGATTCGAAATTTGCGGGTGTGCTGGCATGGGTGACGAACTGGCGAACCCGCGAGGGCTGGCGCACGTGGCAACCGATCCTGACCACCGCCACGTATTTCGGCGGGGCGGAAAAGCGGGCGGCGGAACTCGGCTACCGGCTGGAGGAATTCTGGCTCGGCGACCATGGCACGGATATGAACCGGGGATTGCGGATACTGAGAGCGCGGGGAATTCAGGGCCTGCTGTTCGCACCGCAACCGGATCCGCATACGCGGCTCGAGGTGGACCTGTCGTGGTTTTCGGCCGTGTCGTTCGGGCTGACGCTGGAGTCGCCGGCGTTGCATGTGGTCACGAGCCATTCGTACCGGACAATGATCGGCACGCTGGAAAAACTGCGGGAGCTGGGTTACCGGCGTCCGGGGCTGGCGACCACGTATTTTCACGAGGAACGGATCAACCGCGCGTGGACAGCGGCGTTCTGGGCCTATCAGGCCGAACGGGGAAAGCGGCGTGTGGTGCCTCCGCTCGTGATGCCGGATCTCGACAGAAAACTGTTTGAGGCATGGCTGCAAAAACAGCGTCCCGATGTTGTCATGGCGTCGAATTCCATGGTGACGCGCGGCTGGCTTGAAGCCGGTGGCCGGCGGATTCCGGACGATATCGGGCTGGTGCCGACGATCATCTCGGACAATTCGTTCTTGTCCGGAATGAACGAGAACGGCCCGGTTATCGGTGCCGCCGCGGTGGACCTGCTGGTGAGCATGTTGCACCGCAATGAGCGGGGAGTACCGACGCATCCGCAACGGGTCCTGATCGAGGGTTCGTGGGTGGACGGGAAAAGCGTGCGGCGGCAGAACTGA
- a CDS encoding lipase: MKRSITLLALLVIPILATAVPRIESNIPYLSPDRGEKLDAYLPDTAIFPGPHPAVLLIHGGGYRIGDKADAREKNIGQTLTAHGYAVFSINYLLNVVEKDPATGKRKLTRLAWPQNFHDCKTALRFIRANATRFNIAPDRIAVMGGSAGGHLAMMVGATAHVEDFNQHGLYTDQSNAVSAIINFYGDYDIRERRVSPFDGATPEETKANKTAASPITWIDKNTPPMLIVHGSADKTVPVERSRLLAEHLRKLGIDYWFVEIGGAPHTFHLQPAQMDLRPTVLSFLEKHLGQPVPGNSPVALQKSATPSTNAGAWYP; encoded by the coding sequence ATGAAACGATCAATTACCCTCCTTGCCCTTCTCGTCATACCCATCCTGGCAACCGCCGTCCCCCGAATCGAGAGCAACATCCCTTACCTCTCCCCGGACCGTGGCGAAAAACTCGATGCGTATCTCCCCGACACCGCCATCTTCCCCGGCCCCCATCCCGCCGTTCTCCTTATTCATGGCGGAGGCTACCGGATTGGAGACAAAGCCGACGCCCGTGAGAAAAACATCGGCCAAACCCTGACAGCGCACGGCTACGCTGTATTTTCAATCAACTACCTCCTCAACGTCGTCGAAAAAGACCCTGCCACTGGCAAACGCAAACTCACTCGCCTTGCCTGGCCACAAAACTTCCACGACTGCAAAACCGCCCTCCGTTTCATTCGCGCCAATGCCACGCGCTTCAACATTGCCCCCGACCGCATTGCGGTCATGGGCGGTTCCGCCGGCGGCCACCTCGCCATGATGGTCGGAGCCACTGCCCACGTTGAGGACTTCAACCAGCACGGCCTCTACACCGACCAATCAAACGCCGTCTCTGCCATCATCAATTTCTACGGTGACTACGACATCCGCGAACGTCGCGTCTCACCCTTTGACGGAGCCACGCCCGAGGAAACAAAAGCCAACAAAACCGCCGCCTCGCCCATCACATGGATCGACAAAAATACGCCCCCCATGCTGATCGTCCACGGCAGCGCCGACAAAACCGTCCCGGTTGAACGCTCCCGCCTTCTCGCCGAGCATCTTCGCAAACTGGGCATCGACTACTGGTTCGTTGAAATCGGGGGCGCCCCGCACACCTTCCATCTCCAACCCGCCCAAATGGACCTCCGTCCGACGGTCCTCTCCTTCCTCGAAAAACACCTGGGCCAGCCTGTGCCTGGCAACTCTCCCGTTGCCCTGCAAAAATCCGCCACGCCCTCAACGAACGCGGGCGCGTGGTATCCATAA
- a CDS encoding LacI family transcriptional regulator translates to MSQQHMRVSLRQVAARAGVSHVAVSMALRGRPNIPEKTRVRIRAIAEEMGYRADPMLSALNMYRQTRRGAAYQAGLAWINAFPEKNTLRNNPDFDLYWRGAVATAREAGFSLDEFWMYEPGMTPQRLAKILHSRQVQGLLLPPMPAAHVLLELPWDAVSTVAIGYSHEPVFHIVVNAHYRSARDAMRRLHRLGYRRVGFVTWPALEQRTDCNFRSGFVCECEQLGLSPLICSVPEGPMWKRNDAVDTYRKSAAQIRRWMREHRPDAMLLPDPYCARVLGFEPAASAAGAKPASSRNRKPVIAVLATYPQDPWFAGIDQDAERIGAAAVNHLISMIQRNERGRPERPLRILVEGAWRDGASVPGR, encoded by the coding sequence ATGAGCCAGCAGCACATGCGAGTTTCTCTCCGGCAGGTCGCGGCCAGGGCCGGCGTTTCCCACGTGGCCGTGTCGATGGCGCTGCGCGGGCGTCCCAATATCCCGGAAAAGACCCGCGTCCGCATCCGGGCTATCGCCGAGGAGATGGGCTATCGCGCCGATCCCATGCTTTCCGCGCTCAACATGTATCGCCAGACGCGGCGGGGAGCCGCTTACCAGGCCGGCCTCGCATGGATCAACGCTTTCCCGGAAAAGAACACCCTGCGCAACAATCCCGATTTCGACCTCTACTGGCGGGGCGCCGTCGCCACGGCGCGCGAGGCCGGTTTCAGTCTCGACGAGTTCTGGATGTATGAACCAGGCATGACGCCGCAACGGCTGGCGAAGATTCTGCACAGCCGGCAGGTTCAGGGCCTGCTTCTGCCACCGATGCCGGCGGCCCATGTCTTGCTGGAATTGCCCTGGGACGCGGTCTCCACGGTGGCGATCGGTTATTCGCACGAACCGGTTTTTCACATCGTGGTCAACGCCCACTACCGCAGCGCCCGCGATGCCATGAGGCGACTCCACCGGCTCGGCTACCGGCGCGTCGGCTTCGTGACGTGGCCCGCGCTGGAGCAGCGCACCGACTGCAACTTCCGGTCGGGTTTCGTGTGCGAGTGCGAGCAGCTCGGCCTGTCACCGCTGATCTGCTCCGTGCCCGAGGGGCCGATGTGGAAGCGTAATGACGCGGTTGATACCTACAGGAAATCGGCTGCGCAGATCCGTCGCTGGATGCGCGAGCACCGGCCCGATGCCATGTTGTTGCCCGATCCGTATTGCGCGCGTGTGCTGGGCTTCGAGCCGGCGGCGTCAGCGGCGGGCGCGAAACCCGCGTCATCACGGAACAGGAAACCTGTCATCGCCGTTCTGGCGACTTATCCGCAAGACCCCTGGTTTGCCGGCATCGACCAGGATGCGGAGCGCATCGGCGCCGCCGCGGTCAACCATCTCATCAGCATGATCCAGCGCAACGAGCGCGGCCGGCCCGAGCGCCCCTTGCGCATTCTGGTCGAAGGCGCGTGGCGTGACGGCGCCTCGGTTCCCGGCAGGTGA
- a CDS encoding LacI family transcriptional regulator — protein MTVSRVLRNSPRVLPETRMRVIAAAEVTGYRPDPRMAGLMELVRSHRTRRMRASLAVIRDDLPDDELHGAAYNYVALDDIRRRAGRYGYEVEEFDLGRGGISPARLGKIIRTRGIGGLLISVQSSRQFSAKLDYTGLAAATFGYGLAAPALHRASTNMTQGVLMTAALLEARGYRRIGVAISPWIDARADHTYSGALLHYQQTVPARRRVPLLLFPHNDLTQGEPVFRRWMRRYRPDVIITFHEPVPEWLRQGLGLRIPEDIGLVVHDRVPLPSMAGFAGIDHRRAQVAAAGVDLVATQLQQNEYGVPEVPRQILIPPRFVDGPSIRAAG, from the coding sequence ATGACGGTATCGCGGGTGTTGCGCAATTCGCCGCGGGTCCTGCCCGAAACCCGGATGCGCGTGATCGCGGCAGCGGAGGTGACCGGTTACCGTCCCGATCCCCGGATGGCGGGGCTGATGGAGCTGGTGCGCAGTCATCGTACGCGCCGGATGCGGGCCAGTCTGGCCGTCATCCGCGACGATCTTCCCGACGATGAACTCCACGGGGCCGCCTATAACTATGTGGCGCTCGACGATATTCGCCGGCGGGCCGGGCGGTATGGTTACGAGGTCGAGGAATTCGACCTCGGGCGCGGCGGCATCAGCCCGGCACGTCTGGGAAAAATCATCCGCACACGCGGCATCGGCGGGCTGCTCATCTCCGTGCAGTCATCGCGGCAATTCAGCGCGAAGCTCGACTACACGGGGCTGGCGGCGGCGACATTCGGTTACGGGCTGGCCGCGCCGGCGCTGCACCGCGCGAGCACCAACATGACGCAGGGCGTTCTCATGACGGCGGCATTGCTGGAAGCGCGCGGCTACCGGCGGATCGGCGTGGCGATCTCGCCCTGGATCGATGCGCGCGCCGACCACACGTATTCGGGGGCCTTGCTGCATTACCAGCAGACGGTGCCGGCGCGGCGACGGGTGCCGTTGTTATTGTTTCCGCACAACGATCTGACGCAGGGCGAACCGGTTTTCCGCAGATGGATGCGGCGGTATCGTCCGGATGTCATCATCACCTTTCACGAGCCGGTGCCGGAATGGCTGCGCCAGGGACTGGGGCTGCGCATCCCCGAAGACATCGGGCTGGTGGTGCATGACCGGGTGCCGCTGCCGTCGATGGCCGGCTTCGCCGGGATCGATCACCGGCGGGCGCAGGTGGCGGCGGCCGGAGTCGATCTGGTGGCGACGCAGTTGCAGCAAAATGAATACGGCGTACCGGAAGTGCCGCGGCAGATATTGATCCCGCCCCGGTTCGTGGACGGGCCGAGCATCCGGGCGGCGGGTTGA
- a CDS encoding MFS transporter: MKYRYRVLGFLFFASVITYVDRVCISVAGHTIQEDLGLSLEQWGWVLGAFVLSYGLFEVPAGAMGDRIGPRRVLTRIVGWWSVFTALTGMAQGFRQLVVVRFLFGMGEAGAFPNFSATIARWFPVHERARAQSVVWMGSRVGGAVAPVLVIPLQQAFGWRTSFYVFGAVGLVWAVVWCVWFRDKPSEKRGVTPEEVREIEGAAVDSGAAAHVRAGTPWKQLFGKANLWWIMLMYHANAWCGFFYLTWMHIFLAKGRGFTPGELVALSWMPFVFGAVANLAGGFASDLLVKRIGLKWGRRLLGFGGLGMATVFLTLTIFTEGKLLTVVYLALAYGCSDFALPVAWAVCLDVGAKNAGVVTGAMNMAGQAGSFLTTVLFGYIVVAFGSYNAPLVPIALMSLVGTLAWLRIDPTKPLVADTPPTPAAATPSVS; encoded by the coding sequence ATGAAATACCGTTACCGCGTCCTCGGTTTCCTGTTTTTCGCCTCGGTCATCACGTATGTGGACCGGGTCTGCATCTCGGTCGCCGGCCACACCATCCAGGAGGATCTCGGGCTGAGTCTGGAGCAGTGGGGCTGGGTGCTGGGGGCGTTCGTTCTCTCCTACGGACTTTTCGAGGTCCCCGCCGGCGCGATGGGCGACCGCATCGGCCCGCGTCGTGTGCTCACGCGGATCGTCGGCTGGTGGTCGGTGTTCACGGCGCTTACGGGCATGGCTCAGGGGTTCCGGCAACTCGTCGTGGTGAGGTTCCTTTTCGGGATGGGAGAGGCAGGGGCGTTTCCGAATTTCTCCGCCACGATCGCGCGCTGGTTTCCGGTGCACGAGCGCGCGCGGGCGCAGAGCGTCGTCTGGATGGGCAGTCGCGTGGGCGGGGCGGTGGCGCCGGTCCTCGTGATTCCGCTCCAGCAAGCCTTCGGCTGGCGCACGAGTTTTTATGTGTTCGGCGCCGTCGGCCTCGTCTGGGCCGTTGTCTGGTGCGTCTGGTTTCGCGACAAGCCCTCGGAAAAGCGTGGCGTGACGCCGGAGGAGGTGCGCGAGATCGAAGGGGCTGCGGTTGACTCCGGCGCTGCGGCGCACGTCCGGGCGGGCACGCCGTGGAAGCAGCTTTTCGGCAAGGCCAACCTGTGGTGGATCATGCTCATGTATCACGCCAACGCGTGGTGCGGCTTTTTCTACCTCACGTGGATGCATATCTTTCTGGCAAAAGGACGCGGCTTCACGCCCGGCGAACTCGTGGCGCTTTCGTGGATGCCGTTTGTTTTCGGCGCGGTCGCCAACCTCGCGGGCGGTTTCGCGAGCGACCTGCTCGTCAAACGCATCGGGCTCAAATGGGGACGCCGGTTGCTCGGTTTCGGCGGACTGGGCATGGCGACGGTGTTTCTCACGCTGACGATTTTCACCGAGGGGAAGCTGCTCACGGTCGTGTATCTGGCGCTGGCCTACGGCTGCTCGGATTTCGCGCTGCCGGTGGCCTGGGCCGTGTGTCTCGACGTGGGCGCGAAAAACGCCGGCGTGGTCACCGGCGCGATGAACATGGCCGGCCAGGCGGGATCGTTCCTGACGACAGTGCTTTTCGGATACATCGTCGTTGCGTTCGGCAGCTATAACGCGCCGCTGGTTCCCATCGCGCTCATGTCGCTCGTCGGCACACTGGCCTGGCTCAGGATCGACCCCACAAAACCGCTGGTCGCTGACACCCCGCCCACGCCTGCGGCCGCGACACCTTCCGTTTCATAG
- a CDS encoding 2-dehydro-3-deoxyphosphogluconate aldolase encodes MNMPSAFPSGLLREIERRGIIAVLVIDEPSDALPLIDALVAGGIAAIELTLRTPAALATLAAVKRHAPHLLVGAGTVLTPAQVVQVRDAGADFAVSPGCNPRVLAAASDAGNGAGLPFAPGIATPSDIEAALEHGCNLLKFFPAEPSGGLAYLKNMTAPYAHLGLRYIPLGGIDDRTAAGWLAEPLVAALGGSWIAPRELVRARDWTAITQRARRAMNIVRETRQGAASR; translated from the coding sequence ATGAATATGCCATCTGCCTTTCCGTCCGGGCTGCTGCGGGAAATCGAACGCCGCGGCATCATCGCCGTGCTGGTCATCGATGAGCCCTCCGACGCGCTTCCACTGATCGACGCGCTTGTCGCCGGCGGCATCGCCGCCATCGAACTCACGCTGCGCACGCCCGCCGCGCTCGCGACGCTCGCCGCGGTCAAGCGCCATGCGCCGCATCTGCTCGTTGGCGCCGGCACCGTGCTCACCCCTGCGCAAGTCGTGCAGGTCAGGGATGCCGGAGCCGATTTCGCGGTGTCTCCCGGCTGCAACCCGCGCGTTCTCGCCGCCGCCAGTGACGCGGGCAACGGTGCCGGCCTGCCGTTCGCTCCCGGCATTGCCACGCCGAGCGATATCGAGGCGGCTCTGGAACACGGCTGCAACCTCCTGAAATTTTTCCCGGCCGAGCCGTCCGGCGGCCTGGCGTATCTGAAAAATATGACGGCACCCTACGCGCACCTCGGTCTCAGATATATCCCGCTCGGCGGCATCGACGACCGCACCGCAGCGGGCTGGCTGGCCGAGCCACTGGTCGCCGCCCTGGGCGGTTCGTGGATTGCGCCGCGCGAACTCGTCCGCGCGCGCGACTGGACGGCCATCACGCAGCGCGCCCGCCGGGCGATGAACATTGTCAGGGAAACCCGTCAGGGCGCCGCAAGCAGATGA
- a CDS encoding carbohydrate kinase, producing MKNVIVTFGEIMTRISAPGHHRLRQCLPGSLDVAFAGAESNIAASIALLGGRSRFVTALPQNLLGDACVGFLRGLGVETSCILRTSAGRMPHYFIETGVGQRPGQVLYDRAESSFSLTEGADYAWEVALDDASWLVLSGISPALSETATRATLHAAKAARARGVTVCCDLNYRARLWDWEPGTPPRELARRVMAELMPHVDVVLSNPEQVSDVLDIPWSGAAPGDIAAFGAAARHVAQAHPHLKLVVFTMRENISASHNNLGALLYDPAADRVVAAPQREGRYHPWEMRAIVDRLGAGDAFASGLIHALHTRGLDDLSVALDFAVAAACLAHSIPGDVNFVSRAEIEALMNGDGSGRVIR from the coding sequence ATGAAAAACGTAATCGTGACTTTCGGCGAGATCATGACCCGGATCTCGGCTCCCGGACACCACCGGCTGCGGCAGTGCCTGCCCGGCTCGCTGGACGTGGCGTTTGCCGGCGCGGAGTCCAACATCGCCGCCTCCATCGCGCTGCTCGGCGGGCGCAGCCGTTTCGTGACCGCGCTTCCGCAAAACCTCCTCGGCGACGCCTGCGTCGGCTTCCTCCGCGGCCTGGGCGTGGAGACTTCATGTATTCTGCGGACATCCGCGGGACGCATGCCGCACTATTTTATCGAAACCGGCGTCGGCCAGCGTCCGGGGCAGGTTCTTTACGACCGGGCGGAGTCTTCCTTCAGTCTCACCGAGGGCGCGGACTATGCGTGGGAGGTCGCCCTGGACGATGCGTCCTGGCTGGTTCTTTCCGGCATCAGCCCCGCTCTCTCGGAGACGGCCACCCGGGCCACGCTCCATGCCGCGAAGGCGGCCCGCGCGCGCGGCGTCACCGTGTGTTGCGATCTCAACTACAGGGCGAGATTGTGGGATTGGGAACCGGGCACGCCGCCGCGCGAACTTGCGCGTCGGGTCATGGCGGAGCTCATGCCGCATGTTGACGTTGTCCTGAGCAATCCGGAGCAGGTCTCCGATGTGCTGGACATTCCCTGGTCCGGCGCCGCCCCCGGTGATATCGCGGCCTTCGGGGCCGCGGCCCGCCATGTCGCGCAAGCCCACCCGCACCTGAAGCTGGTGGTGTTCACGATGCGCGAAAACATCTCCGCCTCGCACAACAACCTGGGCGCTCTCCTCTACGATCCGGCCGCCGACCGCGTGGTGGCAGCGCCGCAAAGGGAAGGCCGTTACCATCCTTGGGAAATGCGTGCCATCGTGGATCGGCTGGGGGCGGGCGATGCCTTCGCCAGCGGGCTGATCCACGCGCTCCACACGCGCGGGCTGGACGACCTTTCTGTCGCCCTGGATTTTGCCGTGGCCGCCGCCTGTCTCGCGCATTCCATCCCCGGAGATGTCAATTTTGTGAGCAGGGCAGAGATCGAGGCGCTGATGAACGGAGACGGCTCCGGTCGCGTGATCCGCTGA
- a CDS encoding anchor protein: MNIRTHSIPVIPAILAGLFAFISISTRAQVPTANLLLHYDFNAGSGTTITDLSTSGRDGKFVGSGGKFGVDSSGLSGVAGDYAFDNTASTMAGAGAAVQYDAGSGNSSMGTLTSFTVTMWLKPDSAVVDLARLFDAVNAPLFRVTDTGGLRLQSGDTLFDSASLGFTPNQWIFVGLTFDAGTITVYSGGTTPESLSVVLPSETSPTPSITSIAFGRSINFGGTSNGARAFDGSLDNIRVYGTTSGGDGALDIDGIRAIHAADLGIVPEPSTYALFGGILVMLLAIWHRRLSRT, translated from the coding sequence ATGAACATCAGAACACACAGTATTCCCGTCATCCCTGCCATCCTCGCCGGGCTTTTCGCATTCATTTCCATCAGCACCCGTGCGCAGGTTCCCACCGCCAACCTCCTGCTCCATTACGATTTCAACGCCGGTAGTGGCACCACCATCACCGACCTCTCGACATCGGGAAGAGATGGCAAATTTGTTGGCTCCGGCGGCAAGTTTGGCGTGGACAGCTCCGGCCTTTCCGGCGTCGCAGGCGATTACGCTTTCGACAATACGGCATCCACCATGGCGGGGGCCGGAGCAGCGGTGCAGTATGATGCGGGTTCAGGCAATTCAAGTATGGGAACGCTGACCTCGTTTACCGTTACCATGTGGCTCAAGCCTGATTCCGCTGTAGTCGATCTGGCCCGCCTGTTCGATGCCGTCAATGCCCCTCTTTTCAGGGTAACTGATACGGGCGGATTACGGCTCCAGAGCGGGGACACCCTGTTCGACAGCGCCAGTCTCGGATTCACGCCCAACCAATGGATCTTCGTCGGCCTGACTTTTGATGCCGGGACGATTACCGTGTATTCCGGAGGAACCACGCCGGAAAGTCTCTCCGTTGTCCTCCCTTCCGAGACTTCCCCCACCCCCTCCATCACTTCCATCGCTTTCGGACGGAGCATCAATTTCGGGGGAACCAGCAACGGTGCCCGCGCCTTTGACGGTTCTCTCGACAACATCCGTGTGTATGGAACCACAAGCGGAGGCGATGGCGCTCTCGATATAGATGGTATCCGCGCGATCCATGCCGCCGATCTTGGCATCGTTCCCGAGCCCTCCACGTATGCGCTTTTCGGCGGAATCCTCGTAATGCTCCTTGCAATCTGGCATCGCCGTCTTTCCCGCACCTGA
- a CDS encoding N-terminal cleavage protein produces MLMTPIRPYYQSAFPTLRFRGGFTLVELLTVIAIIGILAAILIPTVSRVRLSARKATCVSRLHHLGTAMQLYVADHREQLPAPVNTSGGRWHVILAPYIGPYTLKYATNGDPDGLVGSPEINHLDVFHDPSQPDAKTRTGMFGYNTNLHKGAGKGPYRISQISSPSRFPVFSTPPDGYGGNLEPGGPSHEAKKFGYTGTTVERGPAPRYGRQAIFLFADWHVAGYDVCTDGVWPMNDPDFCKVQ; encoded by the coding sequence ATGCTCATGACACCCATTCGCCCCTATTACCAATCCGCGTTCCCGACGCTCCGGTTCCGGGGAGGCTTTACCTTGGTCGAGCTTCTCACCGTGATTGCGATTATCGGCATCCTCGCGGCGATTCTCATCCCGACGGTTTCACGCGTCCGCCTGTCGGCGAGGAAAGCCACCTGTGTCAGTCGTCTGCACCATCTGGGCACCGCGATGCAGCTCTATGTGGCCGATCACCGGGAACAATTGCCGGCTCCGGTCAATACCTCGGGGGGCCGTTGGCATGTGATTCTCGCCCCCTATATCGGGCCCTACACGCTCAAATACGCCACCAACGGAGACCCCGATGGCCTTGTGGGGAGTCCCGAGATAAACCATCTGGATGTGTTTCACGATCCGAGCCAGCCCGATGCGAAGACGCGAACCGGAATGTTTGGCTACAACACCAATCTCCACAAGGGAGCCGGAAAAGGTCCGTACCGGATTTCGCAGATCAGCAGTCCCTCACGATTCCCGGTCTTCTCGACGCCGCCCGACGGTTACGGAGGAAATCTGGAGCCGGGGGGGCCTTCGCATGAAGCGAAGAAGTTTGGATACACCGGCACTACGGTCGAACGAGGCCCGGCACCCCGTTACGGACGTCAGGCGATTTTCCTTTTCGCCGATTGGCACGTGGCCGGTTACGATGTCTGCACGGATGGCGTGTGGCCTATGAATGATCCTGATTTTTGCAAGGTGCAGTAA
- a CDS encoding universal stress protein UspA, producing the protein MSTILSCTDGSIYAASIYDHTIWAARRLGSGIRVLHMLEPMTTVPLVSDFSGVIGPDAQTQLASELVALEAAQTRVNETRSRALLAAAREHLVKGGVKPDDIRTDVVEGELVDALATFGDTTDLVVIGKRGEHADFAKGHLGSNLERVIRTSRQPVLVASRAFRPIERILIAWDGSPSVQKAVDHAVSQPLLKGLRCRLLSVGESDVGRATELANARDRLVAAGYEVEASHVPGEVGEVITATVTGESIGLLVMGAYGHSRLRQFFVGSTTSDMIRSVQIPVLLFRS; encoded by the coding sequence ATGTCCACGATTCTATCCTGCACCGACGGTTCCATCTACGCCGCCAGCATCTACGACCACACGATCTGGGCCGCCCGACGCCTCGGCTCCGGCATCCGCGTCCTCCACATGCTGGAACCGATGACCACCGTGCCGCTCGTCTCCGATTTCTCCGGCGTCATCGGGCCCGACGCCCAGACGCAGCTCGCCTCCGAACTCGTCGCGCTCGAGGCCGCCCAGACCCGCGTCAACGAAACCCGTTCCCGCGCCCTCCTCGCCGCCGCCCGCGAACACCTTGTCAAGGGCGGCGTGAAACCCGACGACATCCGGACCGACGTGGTGGAAGGCGAACTCGTGGACGCCCTCGCCACCTTTGGCGACACCACCGACCTTGTCGTCATCGGCAAGCGCGGCGAGCACGCCGACTTCGCCAAGGGCCACCTCGGCAGCAACCTCGAGCGTGTCATCCGCACGAGCCGCCAGCCCGTGCTCGTGGCCTCGCGCGCATTCCGGCCCATCGAACGCATCCTGATCGCATGGGATGGCAGCCCCAGCGTGCAAAAGGCGGTGGACCACGCCGTGAGCCAACCCCTGCTCAAGGGCCTGCGCTGCCGCCTGCTCAGCGTGGGGGAATCCGATGTCGGACGGGCGACCGAACTCGCCAACGCCCGCGACCGCCTCGTGGCCGCCGGTTACGAAGTGGAGGCCAGCCATGTGCCCGGCGAGGTCGGCGAAGTGATCACGGCCACCGTCACCGGCGAGTCCATCGGCCTGCTGGTGATGGGAGCGTACGGCCATTCGCGCCTTCGCCAGTTTTTCGTCGGCAGCACCACCAGCGACATGATCCGCAGTGTGCAGATCCCCGTGCTGCTCTTCCGGTCGTGA
- a CDS encoding alanine dehydrogenase, translated as MTIGVLKEIKAEENRVSMTPAGVDALVQKGHRVLVENDAGLASGFPNVAYANAGAEPVATPEEIFARAGLLLHVKEIMPSEYGLLREGQVVFTYLHLAADEPQARALMRSGCVAIAYETIQLADGRLPLLQPMSEVAGRMSVQEGARYLEMIHGGRGVLLGGVPGVEPASVLILGGGVVGANAAKMACGLGASVTLLDASIDRLRYLGDVMPANCKLLMSSPLLVRELLREADLVIGAVLLPGAKTPRLVTRAMLQEMRRGAVMVDVAIDQGGCFETSRPTRHSDPVFTVDGVIHYCVANMPAAVARTSTLALTNATLPYVMRLADRGWERALQEDAALARGLNVCRGKITFAPVAEALGLHPV; from the coding sequence ATGACCATCGGAGTGCTGAAGGAGATCAAGGCCGAGGAAAATCGCGTGTCGATGACACCGGCTGGCGTCGATGCGCTGGTGCAGAAAGGGCACCGCGTCCTGGTCGAGAACGACGCCGGGCTGGCCTCGGGTTTTCCCAATGTGGCCTACGCCAACGCCGGGGCCGAACCGGTGGCGACGCCGGAGGAGATTTTCGCACGCGCCGGCCTGTTGCTGCACGTGAAGGAGATCATGCCCTCCGAGTACGGATTGCTGCGCGAGGGTCAGGTGGTGTTCACCTACCTGCACCTCGCGGCGGACGAGCCGCAGGCGCGGGCGCTGATGCGCAGCGGCTGCGTGGCAATCGCGTACGAGACGATCCAGCTCGCGGACGGGCGCCTGCCGCTGCTCCAGCCGATGAGCGAGGTGGCGGGGCGGATGTCGGTGCAGGAGGGCGCAAGGTACCTCGAGATGATCCACGGGGGGCGGGGCGTGCTGCTCGGCGGCGTGCCGGGCGTGGAACCGGCGTCGGTGCTGATTCTCGGCGGCGGCGTGGTCGGGGCCAACGCGGCGAAGATGGCCTGCGGGCTGGGCGCGTCGGTGACGCTGCTCGATGCCAGCATCGACCGGTTGCGCTACCTGGGCGACGTGATGCCGGCCAACTGCAAGCTGCTCATGTCGAGCCCGCTGCTGGTGCGGGAATTGTTGCGCGAGGCCGATCTGGTGATCGGCGCGGTGTTGCTGCCGGGGGCGAAGACGCCGCGGCTGGTCACACGCGCCATGTTGCAGGAGATGCGGCGCGGGGCGGTGATGGTGGATGTGGCGATCGACCAGGGCGGGTGTTTCGAGACTTCGCGCCCGACCCGGCACAGCGACCCGGTCTTCACGGTGGACGGGGTGATCCATTACTGCGTGGCCAACATGCCGGCGGCGGTGGCGCGCACCTCGACGCTGGCCCTGACCAACGCCACGCTGCCCTATGTGATGCGGCTGGCGGACCGCGGCTGGGAACGCGCGCTGCAGGAGGATGCGGCGCTCGCTCGCGGACTCAACGTGTGCCGGGGCAAGATCACGTTCGCGCCCGTGGCCGAGGCCCTGGGACTGCATCCGGTGTGA